Proteins encoded in a region of the Vicia villosa cultivar HV-30 ecotype Madison, WI linkage group LG5, Vvil1.0, whole genome shotgun sequence genome:
- the LOC131604768 gene encoding uncharacterized protein LOC131604768, which translates to MDNNVTVNQGATRRTHTYTFHREGMVQLGQLGELVTGHNETVFSDNYGNILSLLYSRVDEWALSTLLQFYDPDIRCFTFSDYQLAPTLEEYSYLLNIKIQHRVPFVCVPEKPRLDYIANALYLSLGDVHDNWKKNGDTHGFYMSFLVEKAQEFADKGIWEAFNAILAALIYGIVMFPNIHKFVDLAAICLFMDKNPIPTLLADTYYSIHSRHGKRGAIRGCLSLLYKWFKSHLPASGPFVTSTQKWSQRIMGLTANDIVWYQFRTGISEVIIRCGNFGNVPLIGTRGCINYNPILALRQLGYTMKSGPSDREIYQSVYFERGADPVALEEIRKAWNNIHIGERSTLGAKNAIAMEPYTDWVKERVKTLLLPFPRVPLLYAQPPKISETMVSRERFDQVRVANLRLKEKDRDMDLKRYFLKQTKNELARELKTLKGESSQARKRVRTEKDGKAVVAPTEDPQKVIEKAIKEEKEKLRREYQEDLKAHKLRLEKETKSPPDLLDGVSIALYIETLLFVFEPTRLRGLL; encoded by the exons ATGGATAACAACGTGACCGTCAATCAAGGAGCTACAAGGCGCACACACACTTATACTTTCCATCGCGAGGGTATGGTTCAATTGGGACAATTGGGTGAATTGGTCACTGGTCATAATGAAACAGTGTTCAGTGACAATTATGGCAACATATTATCTCTTCTGTATTCGCGTGTCGACGAATGGGCCTTatctactcttcttcagttctacGACCCAGATATCCGTTGTTTCACATTTTCGGATTATCAGCTAGCTCCCACTCTTGAAGAGTACTCTTACCTCCTcaacatcaagattcaacacagagTGCCTTTTGTTTGTGTCCCAGAGAAACCTAGGTTGGATTacattgccaacgctctttatttgagcttggGGGATGTTCATGATAACTGGAAGAAGAATGGTGATACTCATGGCTTCTACATGAGTTTCCTGGTTGAAAAAGCTCAAGAATTTGCTGACAAAGGAATATGGGAGGCCTTCAATGCTATTTTGGCCGCTCTGATCTATGGAATTGTGATGTTTCCcaacattcacaagttcgttgaCTTGGCTGCTATATGTCTTTTTATGGACAAGAATCCAATACCCACCCTATTGGCTGACACATATTATTCTATTCACTCTCGGCATGGTAAAAGGGGGGCTATTCGAGGTTGCTTGTCGCTGTTATATAAATGGTTCAAATCTCACTTGCCTGCTAGTGGTCCGTTTGTTACCTCTACTCAGAAATGGTCTCAGAGAATCATGGGACTTACTGCAAACGATATAGTATGGTATCAATTCCGAACAGGCATATCTGAAGTCATTATTAGGTGCGGAAACTTTGGTAACGTCCCGCTCATTGGGACAAGAGGATGTATTAACTACAACCCAATTCTAGCTCTTCGTCAGTTGGGTTATACCATGAAGAGTGGGCCTTCGGATAGGGAGATTTACCAATCCGTGTACTTTGAAAGGGGAGCTGACCCTGTAGCGCTTGAGGAAATCAGGAAAGCCTGGAATAACATTCATATAGGTGAGAGATCTACTCTGGGAGCCAAGAATGCCATTGCTATGGAGCCCTATACCGATTGGGTTAAGGAGAGAGTCAAGACACTTTTGTTACCATTCCCGAGGGTCCCTCTCTTGTATGCACAACCTCCGAAGATATCAGAAACTATGGTATCAAGAGAACGTTTTGACCAGGTCCGCGTCGCCAATTTGAGACTGAAAGAGAAAGATAGGGATATGGATTTGAAGCGCTATTTCCTTAAACAGACAAAGAATGAACTGGCCCGTGAACTTAAAACTCTCAAAGGAGAGTCTTCTCAAGCCAGGAAGAGAGTTAGAACTGAAAAGGACGGAAAAGCTGTTGTTGCTCCTACTGAAGATCCTCAAAAGGTTATAGAAAAGGCTataaaggaagaaaaagagaagCTCAGACGAGAGTATCAAGAAGACCTGAAAGCCCACAAGCTCCGACTGGAGAAAGAAACCAA ATCACCACCAgatttgttggatggggtctctattgctctttatattgaaACATTGTTATTTGTGTTTGAACCTACTCGCCTTAGGGGGCtattatga